The following proteins are co-located in the Apis mellifera strain DH4 linkage group LG9, Amel_HAv3.1, whole genome shotgun sequence genome:
- the LOC552291 gene encoding DNA replication licensing factor MCM4: MSSPMRLSATDSPGRTPRRQIQTNRSPSAFGTPRNAVHNENNDNVETPLRWGTTGTTGGATIVASSEHESAIDSGDHFTDHSGPIHGSESGLQLSSPINYGTPSSLGSIRTPRSGIRGTPLRHRPDINTDKRLRQFTMQEPISEIQNGTSESDTTGPQLVVWGTNVVINQCKEQFKLFFQQFIDPDAENDELPENMNLSEPLYLQKLEEIHTLEEPYLNVNCAHVKTFNEHLYQQLVSYPQEVIPTLDMAANELFFEKFPAAVLEHQIQVRPFNVAKIKTMRELNPSDVDQLITIPGMVIRVSRLIPQMREAYFKCSICAFTTLVEIEKGKTKEPTVCAHCTHKYSFTLVHNLSHFSDKQMIKLQEAPDEMPQGQTPHTTVLFAHNNLVDAVLPGDRVSVTGIYRAATHKPNFEHNFQAIYKTYIDVVHFRKHDSKRLYDQEDGKEHNFTPERIETLKLLSQKKDIYERLARHIAPSIYANNDVKKGIILQLFGGTRKASTVNGKHFRPDINILLCGDPGTSKSQLLQYIYNLVPRSQYTSGKGSTAVGLTAYVTKDPETGQLILQTGALGLADNGICCIDEFDKMNESARSVLHEVMEQQTLSIAKAGIICQLNARTSILAAANPCESQWNKNKTVVENVKLPHTLLSRFDLIFLMLDPQSDTYDSKLATHMVSLYYKTSEEDEDEQVSRSIIRDYIVFAKEHVHPILNEESQQRLIQAYVDMRRVGRGRGQITAYPRQLESLIRLSEAHAKIRLSSIVELQDVEEAWRLHREALKQSAIDPLSGKIDISILTTGISSIARKKKKELCDVLQKLIEKKDKIHILSQQKLFAEIKQSSELLITRDMFEDALRELQDNGLITIIGRSSIRIS, translated from the exons atgtcAAGTCCTATGAGATTATCAGCTACAGATAGTCCTGGAAGAACTCCTAGAAGGCAAATACAGACTAATAGATCTCCTTCTGCTTTTGGTACTCCTc gTAATGCTGtccataatgaaaataatgataatgtagAAACTCCATTAAGATGGGGTACTACTGGCACTACTGGAGGTGCTACAATTGTTGCTTCTTCTGAACATGAAAGTGCTATTGATTCTGGTGATCATTTTACAGACCACTCTGGTCCAATTCATGGTTCAGAAAGTGGTTTGCAATTATCTTCTCCAATTAATTATGGTACACCAAGTTCATTAGGATCAATTCGAACTCCAAGAAGTGGAATTCGAGGGACTCCACTTAGACATAGACCTGATATCAATACAGATAAACGTTTACGTCAATTTACAATGCAAGAACCT atTTCAGAAATACAGAATGGTACATCAGAAAGTGATACAACAGGACCTCAATTGGTTGTTTGGGGTACAAATGTAGTTATAAATCAATGCaaagaacaatttaaattattttttcaacaatttattgATCCAGATGCAGAAAATGATGAACTAccagaaaatatgaatttatcagAACCtttatatcttcaaaaattagaagaaatacaTACCTTAGAAGAACCATATTTAAATGTGAATTGTGCTCATGTGAAAACATTTAATGAACATCTTTATCAACAATTAGTTTCGTATCCTCAAGAAGTGATTCCAACACTAGATATGGCagcaaatgaattattttttgaaaaatttccagcAGCAGTTTTAGAACATCAAATTCAAGTGCGTCCTTTTAATGTagctaaaattaaaactatgaGAGAATTAAATCCTTCTGATGTAgatcaattaattacaataccAGGAATGGTAATTAGAGTTTCACGGTTAATTCCACAAATGCGAGAGGCCTATTTTAAATGTAGTATTTGTGCTTTTACAACTCtagtagaaattgaaaaaggaaaaacaaaagaacCTACAGTTTGTGCACATTGCActcataaatattctttcacttTAGTACATAATTTGAGTCATTTTTCTGATAAACAAATGATTAAGTTACAAGAAGCTCCAGATGAAATGCCACAAGGACAAACTCCACATACTACTGTTTTATTTGCACATAATAATTTAGTAGATGCAGTATTACCTGGAGATAGAGTTTCTGTTACTGGAATTTATAGAGCAGCAACACATAAACCTAATTTTGAACATAATTTTCAAGccatttataaaacttatatcgATGTAGTACATTTTAGAAAACATGATTCCAAacg attatatgatCAAGAAGATGGTAAAGAACATAATTTTACACCAGAAAGAatagaaactttaaaattattgtcacagaagaaagatatttatgaACGATTGGCAAGACATATTGCTCCTAgtatatatgcaaataatgatgtaaaaaaaggaattattttacaattatttggtGGAACTAGAAAGGCTTCTACTGTAAATGGCAAACATTTTAGAcctgatattaatatattactatgTGGTGATCCAGGTACAAGCAAATCACAattgttacaatatatttacaatttagtaCCACGATCTCAATATACTAGTggaaaag GTTCCACTGCTGTTGGTTTAACAGCTTATGTAACAAAAGATCCAGAAACTGggcaattaatattacaaacagGAGCTTTAGGACTTGCAGATAATGGAATATGTTGCATTgatgaatttgataaaatgaatgaaagtgCAAGATCAGTATTACATGAAGTAATGGAACAGCAAACTTTAAGTATTGCTAAAGCTGGCATTATTTGTCAATTAAATGCGAGAACTAGTATACTTGCTGCAGCCAATCCATGTGAATCTCAatggaataagaataaaacg gtAGTTGAAAATGTGAAGTTACCACATACATTACTTTCtcgttttgatttaatttttttaatgttagatCCACAAAGTGATACATATGATAGTAAACTTGCAACTCATATggtatctttatattataaaacatcagaagaagatgaagatgaaCAAGTAAGCAGAAGTATTATTCGCGATTATATAGTTTTTGCAAAAGAACATGTTCATCCTATTCTTAATGAAGAAAGTCAACAAAGACTAATACAAGCTTATGTTGATATGAGACGAGTTGGGAGAGGACGTGGACAAATAACAGCCTATCCTAGACAATTAGAATCTTTGATACGTTTATCTGAAGCACATGCTAAAATAAGACTCAGTTCTATTGTGGAATTACAAGATGTTGAAGAAGCATGGag gtTGCATAGAGAAGCTTTAAAACAATCTGCAATTGATCCATTAAGtggtaaaatagatataagtattttaacTACAGGTATATCTTCAAtagctagaaaaaaaaaaaaggaattatgtGATGTGCTTCAAAaacttattgaaaaaaaggataaaattcatatacttAGTCAACAAAAACTTTTTGCTGAAATAAAGCAATCTTCTGAATTG ttAATTACCCGAGATATGTTTGAAGATGCCTTAAGAGAATTACAAGATAAtggattaataacaataattggaAGAAGCAGTATTCGTATTTCttaa
- the LOC552273 gene encoding phosphoribosyl pyrophosphate synthase-associated protein 2, whose product MDKPVSSDIVLIAGNSHPELANLIANRLGVKHGGCSVYHKSNRETMVEIGDSVRSKDLYIIQTGTKDVNNNIMELLIMAYACKTSSAKNIVGVIPYLPYSKQCKMRKRGCIVSKLLAKMLCKSGLTHIITMDLHQKEIQGFFDVPVDNLRASPFLLQYIQESIPDYHNSVIVARNPGSAKKATSYAERLRLGIAVIHGEQREAESDMNDGRYSPPALASRTMEVGVGVPMHPAKEKPPINVVGDVGGRIAIMVDDMIDDVQSYVAAAEVLKERGAYKIYVLATHGLLSSDAPRLIEESPIDEVVVTNTVPHDVQKMQCPKIKTVDISILLAEAIRRIHNKESMSYLFKNVTLED is encoded by the exons atggaCAAACCTGTATCATCAGATATTGTACTCATTGCGGGTAATTCTCATCCAGAATTGGCTAATCTCATTGCCAA TCGATTAGGTGTTAAACATGGAGGATGTTCTGTATATCATAAATCAAATCGTGAAACCATGGTTGAAATTGGAGATTCTGTAAGGAGTAAAGATCTCTATATTATACAAACAGGAACAAAAGatgtaaacaataatataatggaGCTTCTGATTATGGCATATGCATGTAAAACTTCTTCagcaaaaaatattgttggTGTCATTCCATATTTACCTTATTCAAAACAATGCAAAATGCGTAAGCGAGGATGTATAGTTTCTAAACTATTAGCAAAAATGCTTTGTAAAAGTGGTTTAACACATATAATTACAATGGATTTAcatcaaaaagaaattcaaggaTTTTTTGATGTACCAGTGGATAATTTGCGAGCTAgtccatttttattacaatatattcaagaatct atACCAGACTATCACAATTCAGTGATAGTTGCAAGAAATCCTGGTAGTGCAAAGAAGGCTACTAGTTATGCAGAAAGATTACGTCTGGGAATAGCAGTAATTCATGGAGAACAACGTGAAGCAGAATCAGACATGAATGATGGACGTTATTCTCCACCTGCATTAGCTTCACGAACAATGGAAGTTGGTGTTGGTGTTCCAATGCATCCTGCTAAAGAAAAACCTCCAATTAATGTTGTGGGAGATGTAGGTGGGCGTATAGCTATTATGGTG gaTGATATGATAGATGATGTTCAGTCTTATGTAGCTGCAGCAGAAGTTCTTAAAGAAAGAGgagcatataaaatttatgttttagcTACACATGGACTTTTAAGTTCTGATGCTCCAAGATTAATAGAAGAATCCCCAATTGACGAG gttGTTGTTACAAATACAGTTCCTCATGATGTTCAAAAAATGCAGTGTCCAAAAATAAAGACTGTCGATATCAGTATTTTGCTGGCAGAGGCTATTAGGCGTATTCATAATAAAGAGTCTatgtcatatttatttaaaaatgttactttagaagattaa